A single Sphingopyxis chilensis DNA region contains:
- the dapB gene encoding 4-hydroxy-tetrahydrodipicolinate reductase, which produces MTSIGIIGSEGRMGLALAAAISEAGQRSCGIDKGGNVAKLAAETDILVDFSSPAALEATLDACVAARKPIVIGTTGLEERHHYLIDDAARDIAVLQTGNTSLGVTLLAHLVREAAARLDPEYDIEILEMHHRNKVDAPSGTALLLGEAAAEGRGITLATCSERGRDGLTGARVHGRIGFASLRGGTVAGDHDVIFAGPEEMITLSHRAENRMIFARGAVRAALWLINQKPERYRMPQVLGLS; this is translated from the coding sequence ATGACCAGCATCGGCATTATCGGCAGCGAGGGCCGGATGGGCCTCGCGCTCGCCGCCGCCATATCGGAGGCAGGACAGCGCAGTTGCGGCATCGACAAGGGCGGCAATGTCGCGAAGCTCGCGGCGGAGACCGACATTCTCGTCGATTTCTCGTCGCCCGCCGCGCTCGAGGCGACGCTCGACGCCTGCGTCGCGGCGCGCAAGCCGATCGTCATCGGCACGACGGGGCTCGAGGAGCGCCATCATTATCTGATCGACGATGCCGCCCGGGATATTGCGGTGCTCCAGACCGGCAACACCTCGCTGGGCGTCACGCTGCTCGCGCATCTGGTGCGCGAGGCGGCGGCGCGGCTCGACCCCGAATATGATATCGAAATCCTCGAAATGCACCACCGGAACAAAGTCGATGCGCCGAGCGGCACCGCGCTGCTGCTCGGAGAGGCGGCGGCCGAGGGGCGCGGGATCACCCTCGCAACCTGCTCCGAACGCGGCCGCGACGGCCTCACCGGCGCACGCGTCCACGGCAGGATCGGCTTCGCGAGCCTGCGCGGTGGCACCGTCGCCGGCGACCATGACGTGATCTTCGCGGGCCCCGAGGAGATGATCACCCTGTCGCATCGCGCCGAAAACCGCATGATCTTCGCGCGCGGCGCGGTGCGCGCGGCGCTGTGGCTGATTAACCAGAAGCCCGAACGTTACAGGATGCCGCAGGTGCTGGGGCTTTCGTAA
- a CDS encoding NAD-dependent deacylase — protein MSPIQNIVILTGAGVSAESGIDTFRDAGGLWEQHRVEDVATPEAFARDPDLVLRFYDMRREAIRTKTPNAAHRALARLDAEWPGELLIVTQNVDDLHERAGAKRLIHMHGEHLNAWCTACDNRVPWTGPLLGRPACSACGVTGHLRPDIVWFGEMPYRMEEIYQALNRTDLFVSIGTSGAVYPAAGFVREARAAGAMTLELNMEPSQGSHWFDEARHGPATQLVPQWVEAMLGG, from the coding sequence ATGTCTCCAATCCAGAATATCGTGATCCTGACCGGCGCCGGGGTTTCGGCCGAAAGCGGCATCGACACCTTTCGCGACGCCGGCGGCCTGTGGGAACAGCATCGCGTCGAGGATGTGGCGACGCCCGAGGCCTTTGCCCGCGACCCTGACCTGGTGCTGCGCTTCTACGACATGCGGCGCGAGGCGATCCGGACCAAGACGCCCAACGCGGCGCACCGCGCGCTCGCGCGGCTCGACGCCGAATGGCCGGGCGAGCTGTTGATCGTCACGCAAAATGTCGATGATTTGCATGAGCGCGCGGGGGCGAAGCGGCTGATCCACATGCACGGCGAGCATCTGAATGCCTGGTGCACCGCATGCGACAATCGCGTGCCGTGGACCGGCCCGCTGCTGGGTCGTCCCGCGTGCAGCGCGTGCGGTGTGACGGGGCACCTCCGTCCCGACATCGTCTGGTTCGGCGAAATGCCTTACCGGATGGAGGAAATTTACCAGGCTCTGAACCGCACCGACCTGTTCGTGTCGATCGGCACCTCGGGCGCGGTCTATCCCGCCGCGGGTTTCGTGCGCGAGGCGCGCGCCGCGGGAGCGATGACGCTCGAGCTCAATATGGAACCGAGCCAGGGCAGCCATTGGTTCGACGAGGCGCGCCACGGCCCGGCGACGCAGCTGGTGCCGCAGTGGGTCGAGGCGATGCTGGGCGGGTGA
- a CDS encoding HAD-IA family hydrolase translates to MSRYTHVIFDFGGVITASPFEAFNRLEEERGLPRDFVRRVNAADPDGNAWARFERAEIDAAAFDTLFAAEAKAMGHILEGEAVLAVLAGAVRPAMVAALDTLKASNFGIACITNNVPSGKGAGMARSEKLAAEVAAIMARFDHVIESSKVGVRKPDPRIYEMMCEALGAEPANCIYLDDLGINCKPASQLGMHAIKVTSGEQALADLSAALGMELP, encoded by the coding sequence ATGTCCCGATACACGCATGTCATCTTCGATTTCGGCGGCGTCATCACCGCCTCGCCCTTCGAAGCCTTCAACCGGCTCGAGGAAGAGCGCGGCCTGCCGCGCGACTTCGTGCGCCGCGTCAACGCCGCCGACCCCGACGGCAACGCATGGGCACGATTCGAACGCGCCGAGATCGATGCGGCGGCGTTCGACACGCTGTTCGCGGCCGAGGCGAAAGCGATGGGTCACATACTGGAAGGCGAAGCGGTGCTGGCGGTACTGGCCGGAGCGGTGCGTCCGGCGATGGTCGCTGCGCTCGATACGCTGAAGGCGAGCAACTTTGGCATTGCGTGCATCACCAACAATGTTCCGTCGGGCAAAGGTGCCGGGATGGCGCGAAGCGAGAAACTCGCCGCCGAGGTCGCGGCGATCATGGCGCGCTTCGACCATGTCATCGAATCGAGCAAGGTCGGCGTCCGCAAGCCTGACCCGCGGATTTATGAAATGATGTGCGAGGCGCTCGGCGCCGAGCCCGCAAACTGCATCTATCTCGACGACCTCGGCATCAACTGCAAGCCGGCGAGCCAGCTCGGCATGCACGCGATCAAGGTAACGAGCGGCGAGCAGGCGCTCGCCGACCTCTCGGCCGCGCTGGGGATGGAACTCCCCTGA
- a CDS encoding DUF2855 family protein: protein MSSTSWAIDIDRDDITQAKLVEDAGAPLAPGQVRVHLDSYAMTANNITYAVFGKPAGLFGNDQGYWDFFAERDAPGRLPVWGFATVTESQADGVSAGDRFYGYYPMAENAVLTVGNAGPGGFTDVTPRRTTLPPIYNNYQRIEALTDYRTADHDYWPVFRPLFLTGWLIGDQFEDEGDYGASQILIASASSKTAIGLGFTLKRRPEPRPETVGLTSAANVDALAAQGIYDRVISYDQIMTLNAATPAALVDMAGNGAVTRVVHSHFGNNLKASIIVGKSHWDAQADVEGLPGPERQGFFAPGRSQKRIADWGGAAFGQKIAEAWLAFMDVAPRLTSIDKRSGGDAAVAAYHEMLSGRANPSAGIVVEP, encoded by the coding sequence ATGAGTTCGACGAGCTGGGCGATCGACATCGATCGCGACGATATCACGCAAGCCAAATTGGTCGAGGACGCGGGCGCACCGCTCGCACCGGGACAGGTGCGCGTGCATCTCGACAGCTATGCGATGACGGCGAACAACATCACCTATGCGGTGTTCGGCAAACCCGCGGGCCTGTTCGGCAACGATCAGGGCTATTGGGATTTCTTCGCCGAGCGGGACGCACCGGGCCGCCTCCCTGTCTGGGGTTTTGCCACCGTGACCGAAAGCCAGGCCGACGGCGTGTCGGCTGGCGATCGCTTCTATGGCTATTATCCGATGGCCGAGAATGCCGTGCTGACTGTCGGCAACGCGGGGCCGGGCGGCTTCACCGATGTCACCCCGCGACGCACCACCCTGCCTCCCATCTACAACAATTATCAGCGGATCGAGGCGCTGACCGATTATCGCACCGCCGACCATGATTATTGGCCGGTGTTCCGCCCGCTCTTCCTGACCGGCTGGCTGATCGGCGACCAGTTCGAGGACGAAGGCGATTATGGCGCCAGCCAGATCCTGATCGCGAGCGCGTCGAGCAAGACCGCGATCGGGCTCGGCTTCACGCTCAAGCGGCGCCCGGAGCCCCGCCCCGAAACGGTCGGCCTGACCAGCGCGGCCAATGTCGACGCCCTCGCCGCGCAGGGCATCTATGACCGGGTGATCAGCTACGACCAGATCATGACGCTCAACGCCGCGACGCCTGCCGCGCTCGTCGATATGGCGGGCAATGGCGCGGTGACGCGCGTCGTGCACAGCCATTTCGGAAACAACCTCAAAGCCTCGATCATCGTCGGCAAGTCGCACTGGGACGCGCAGGCCGACGTCGAAGGCTTGCCCGGCCCCGAACGGCAGGGATTCTTCGCGCCCGGCCGCAGCCAGAAGCGGATCGCCGACTGGGGCGGTGCGGCGTTCGGGCAGAAGATCGCAGAGGCATGGCTGGCCTTCATGGACGTTGCGCCGCGGCTCACGTCGATCGACAAGCGCAGCGGCGGCGATGCGGCGGTGGCTGCCTATCATGAAATGCTTTCGGGCCGAGCCAATCCCAGCGCCGGGATCGTCGTCGAACCCTGA
- a CDS encoding VIT1/CCC1 transporter family protein — translation MHEETHSVTRISWLRAAILGANDGIVSTASLIAGVAAAGASEASILITGSAGLVAGAMSMAAGEYVSVSSQGDAEKADVELEKRHLAADPEFELEELTQIYQQRGLDRALAEQVAEQLTTHNALDTHLRDELGMTDAMAARPVQAAAASAASFSVGAALPLATVLVDQGDSLPWTVSAASLVFLAVLGALGAWAGKAPMLRPVMRVTFWGAFAMAATIAIGSLLGTVVG, via the coding sequence ATGCACGAGGAAACCCATAGCGTCACGCGGATCAGCTGGCTGCGCGCCGCGATCCTCGGCGCCAATGACGGGATCGTCTCGACCGCCAGCCTGATCGCGGGGGTCGCGGCGGCGGGCGCGTCGGAGGCCTCGATCCTGATCACCGGCAGTGCCGGGCTCGTCGCGGGCGCTATGTCGATGGCGGCGGGCGAATATGTGTCGGTGAGTTCGCAGGGCGACGCGGAGAAGGCCGATGTCGAGCTGGAGAAACGCCACCTCGCCGCCGATCCCGAGTTCGAGCTGGAGGAACTGACGCAGATTTACCAACAGCGCGGGCTCGACCGCGCGCTCGCCGAGCAGGTCGCGGAGCAACTGACCACACACAATGCGCTCGACACCCATTTGCGCGACGAGTTGGGAATGACCGATGCGATGGCGGCGCGGCCGGTGCAGGCGGCGGCGGCTTCGGCGGCGAGCTTTTCGGTTGGCGCGGCGCTGCCGCTCGCGACCGTACTCGTCGATCAGGGCGATTCCTTGCCGTGGACGGTTTCGGCCGCGTCGCTGGTCTTTCTCGCGGTCCTCGGCGCACTCGGCGCATGGGCGGGCAAGGCGCCGATGCTCCGTCCCGTGATGCGCGTGACCTTTTGGGGTGCTTTTGCAATGGCGGCGACGATCGCGATCGGGTCGCTGCTCGGGACGGTGGTGGGCTGA
- a CDS encoding SMP-30/gluconolactonase/LRE family protein — MAEFELIADGLRFPEAPVVMEDGSVIVVEIEAKRITRCWPGGRKEVIATPGGGPNGLAIGPDGKLYCCNNGGFNYVESNGYLAPHGIADDYSGGRIERIDIETGEVEVLYKSGDHGVTLRGPNDIMFDTHGGFWFTDHGKVDYAARCHDIVGIFYAKADGSFIEEVIFPSYNPNGVGLSPDGSKLYVAETYTCRLTQFNIVAPGKVDDAAGPGGPGIPLYRPAGYKFFDSLAMEANGNICVATIGECGISVVSPQGELVEFVATDDIFTTNIAFGGPDRQDAYITLSGTGRLVKTRWARPGLQLQY; from the coding sequence ATGGCCGAGTTTGAACTGATAGCCGACGGATTGCGTTTTCCCGAGGCGCCGGTCGTGATGGAAGACGGCAGCGTCATCGTCGTCGAGATCGAGGCGAAGCGGATCACGCGCTGCTGGCCCGGCGGGCGGAAGGAGGTCATCGCGACCCCCGGCGGGGGCCCCAACGGGCTCGCCATCGGGCCCGACGGCAAGCTCTATTGCTGCAACAACGGCGGGTTCAACTATGTCGAATCGAACGGCTATCTGGCGCCGCACGGTATCGCCGACGATTATTCAGGCGGGCGGATCGAGCGCATCGATATCGAGACGGGCGAAGTCGAGGTGCTGTACAAGTCGGGCGATCATGGCGTGACCTTGCGCGGGCCCAACGACATCATGTTCGATACGCACGGCGGCTTCTGGTTCACCGACCATGGCAAGGTCGACTATGCCGCGCGCTGCCACGACATCGTCGGCATTTTTTACGCGAAAGCCGACGGCAGCTTTATCGAAGAAGTGATCTTCCCGAGCTATAATCCGAACGGCGTCGGCCTGTCGCCCGATGGCAGCAAGCTTTACGTGGCCGAAACCTACACCTGCCGCCTGACCCAGTTCAACATCGTCGCGCCGGGCAAGGTCGACGACGCCGCGGGCCCCGGCGGCCCCGGCATCCCGCTCTATCGTCCTGCGGGCTATAAATTCTTCGACAGCCTCGCGATGGAAGCGAACGGCAATATCTGCGTCGCGACGATCGGCGAGTGCGGGATCAGCGTCGTCTCGCCCCAGGGCGAGCTGGTCGAGTTCGTCGCGACCGACGATATTTTCACGACCAACATCGCCTTTGGCGGGCCCGACCGGCAGGATGCCTATATCACCCTGTCGGGCACAGGGCGGCTGGTGAAGACGCGCTGGGCGCGGCCGGGGTTGCAGCTGCAATATTAA
- a CDS encoding TIGR02466 family protein, with product MPVRTLFATNFYEADIGTPDLLEELEESCRLFAEEDGAGKAWSRTHGYKGYTSYASLGDLPERDPAFYDLKKLLDKEVKAFAKACHFDLAKPLKLDSLWVNILKPGGTHSGHIHPHSIVSGTFYVAVPPGSGALKLEDPRLPMLMAAPGRTDDAPEQQRPFVYAEPAAGRVFLWESWLRHEVMPHSGKGERISISFNYR from the coding sequence ATGCCCGTTCGCACACTCTTCGCCACCAATTTCTACGAAGCCGACATCGGCACGCCCGACCTGCTCGAAGAGCTGGAGGAGAGCTGCCGCCTGTTCGCCGAAGAGGATGGCGCGGGGAAGGCGTGGAGCCGCACGCATGGCTACAAGGGCTACACCAGCTACGCCAGCCTCGGCGACCTGCCAGAACGCGACCCGGCCTTTTACGACCTCAAGAAGCTGCTCGACAAAGAGGTGAAGGCGTTCGCCAAGGCGTGCCATTTCGATCTCGCCAAGCCGCTGAAGCTCGATAGCCTGTGGGTCAACATCCTGAAACCCGGCGGCACCCATAGCGGCCATATCCACCCGCACAGCATCGTGTCGGGCACCTTCTACGTCGCGGTCCCGCCGGGATCGGGCGCGCTCAAGCTCGAAGACCCGCGCCTGCCGATGCTGATGGCCGCGCCCGGGCGCACCGATGACGCGCCCGAGCAGCAACGCCCCTTCGTCTATGCCGAACCCGCTGCGGGCCGCGTGTTCTTGTGGGAAAGCTGGCTGCGACACGAAGTGATGCCGCATTCGGGCAAGGGCGAACGGATCAGCATCAGCTTTAACTATCGCTGA
- a CDS encoding NAD-dependent succinate-semialdehyde dehydrogenase: MTATYDADLQLFINGAWRSGEGRDERPVYNPATAGTIAELPVATAADLDEALAAAERGWPVWRAKTPDERAALMHKAAGIIRERVEHIATLLTLEQGKPIAEARGEVLSAAGLFDYFAEAGKRIEGRVLQRPLGQRAMVTKHPVGPVAGFSPWNFPVNLMVKKIAPALAAGCVVIAKAPEETPGCTSAIMRCIADADIPGDVVQLVYGDPDMISRHLLASPVIRKVSFTGSTAVGKHLMKLAADGVKRITMELGGHAPVLIFDDCDLEATLDKVVWQKFRNAGQVCISPTRFYVQQGIYDAFVKGFAERTQKVKIGSGLDAETQMGPLANARRIPALEALVADAKAKGARVIAGGEATGNGYFFQPTAIADVPVEADAMNNEPFGPMALIRPFGSEDEALEQANRLPYGLAAFAFTENGRRINRIVDTIESGMVGVNSFVISALDTPFGGIKESGFGSESGPEGLDGYLVTKAVHIY; this comes from the coding sequence ATGACAGCGACCTACGACGCCGACCTCCAGCTCTTCATCAACGGTGCGTGGCGGAGCGGCGAGGGGCGCGACGAGCGGCCGGTCTATAACCCCGCGACCGCGGGCACGATCGCCGAACTGCCCGTGGCGACCGCCGCCGACCTCGACGAGGCGCTCGCGGCGGCGGAACGCGGCTGGCCCGTGTGGCGCGCGAAAACCCCCGACGAACGCGCCGCGTTGATGCACAAGGCCGCGGGCATCATCCGCGAGCGCGTCGAACATATCGCGACCTTGCTGACGCTCGAACAGGGCAAGCCGATCGCCGAGGCGCGCGGGGAGGTGCTTTCGGCCGCCGGCCTGTTCGACTATTTCGCGGAAGCAGGCAAACGCATCGAGGGCCGCGTGCTCCAGCGCCCGCTCGGCCAGCGCGCGATGGTCACCAAACATCCGGTCGGCCCGGTCGCGGGGTTCAGCCCGTGGAATTTCCCGGTCAACCTGATGGTCAAGAAGATCGCCCCCGCGCTCGCCGCGGGCTGCGTCGTGATCGCGAAGGCGCCCGAGGAAACCCCGGGCTGCACCAGCGCGATCATGCGCTGCATCGCCGATGCGGACATCCCGGGGGACGTCGTCCAGCTGGTCTATGGCGATCCCGACATGATCAGCCGCCATCTCCTCGCCAGCCCGGTGATCCGCAAGGTCAGCTTCACCGGCTCGACCGCGGTCGGCAAGCATCTGATGAAGCTCGCCGCCGATGGGGTGAAGCGCATCACGATGGAACTCGGCGGCCATGCCCCCGTGCTGATATTCGACGATTGCGACCTCGAAGCGACGCTCGACAAGGTCGTGTGGCAGAAGTTCCGCAACGCCGGACAGGTCTGCATCTCGCCGACGCGCTTCTATGTCCAGCAGGGCATTTACGATGCCTTCGTCAAGGGTTTTGCCGAGCGCACCCAAAAGGTGAAGATCGGCAGTGGGCTCGACGCCGAAACGCAGATGGGCCCGCTCGCCAACGCGCGGCGCATCCCCGCGCTCGAAGCGCTGGTCGCCGATGCGAAGGCGAAGGGCGCGCGCGTCATCGCGGGCGGCGAGGCGACGGGCAACGGCTATTTCTTCCAGCCGACCGCGATTGCCGACGTGCCGGTCGAGGCCGATGCGATGAACAATGAACCCTTCGGCCCGATGGCGCTGATCCGCCCGTTCGGCAGCGAGGACGAGGCGCTCGAACAGGCGAACCGGCTGCCCTACGGCCTCGCCGCCTTCGCCTTCACCGAGAACGGCCGGCGGATCAACCGCATCGTCGACACGATCGAAAGCGGCATGGTCGGGGTGAACAGCTTCGTGATTTCGGCACTCGACACGCCGTTCGGCGGGATAAAGGAATCGGGCTTCGGCAGCGAGAGCGGGCCCGAGGGGCTCGACGGCTATCTCGTCACCAAGGCGGTGCATATTTACTGA
- a CDS encoding SDR family oxidoreductase produces the protein MTQKLALVTGGLHRVGAAISARLAREGYALAIHKRSPGEADPVLADALAETGAISHRFAADLADPAAVAALVPAVIEKFGRAPDLLVNNAALFAEGAWQDLSAAALAEMMQVNLSAPVMLAKTLVAVSEGQRPAIVNIVDQRVAHPVPDQIAYSLSKSALWQATATLAVAFGNCARVNAVAPGLTLATEDYSAAQVERLAKRMPLRALPTPAQIADAVVYLARAEAVTGQTIFVDGGAHLTPMGRDFVALERD, from the coding sequence GCGCTGGTGACGGGTGGGCTCCACCGCGTCGGCGCCGCGATTTCTGCTCGCCTCGCCCGCGAAGGCTATGCGCTGGCGATCCACAAGCGCAGTCCGGGCGAGGCCGACCCGGTGCTGGCGGACGCACTCGCCGAGACCGGCGCGATCAGCCACCGCTTCGCCGCCGACCTCGCCGATCCGGCGGCGGTCGCCGCGCTGGTCCCCGCGGTGATCGAGAAATTCGGGCGCGCGCCCGACCTGCTCGTCAACAATGCCGCGCTGTTTGCCGAGGGCGCGTGGCAGGATTTGTCCGCTGCCGCGCTCGCCGAAATGATGCAGGTCAACCTGTCCGCGCCGGTGATGCTGGCGAAGACGCTCGTCGCCGTCAGCGAGGGCCAGCGCCCCGCGATCGTCAATATCGTCGATCAGCGCGTCGCGCATCCGGTGCCCGACCAGATCGCCTACAGCCTGTCGAAATCGGCGCTATGGCAGGCGACGGCGACGCTGGCGGTCGCGTTCGGGAACTGCGCGCGCGTCAACGCCGTCGCGCCGGGGCTGACGCTGGCGACCGAGGATTATTCGGCAGCGCAGGTCGAACGGCTGGCAAAGCGGATGCCACTCCGCGCGTTGCCGACGCCGGCGCAAATCGCCGATGCGGTCGTCTATCTGGCGCGCGCCGAGGCGGTGACCGGGCAGACGATCTTCGTCGATGGCGGCGCGCACCTTACACCGATGGGCCGCGATTTCGTGGCGCTGGAGCGGGATTGA